A stretch of Aedes aegypti strain LVP_AGWG chromosome 2, AaegL5.0 Primary Assembly, whole genome shotgun sequence DNA encodes these proteins:
- the LOC5574676 gene encoding actin-like protein 6A, translated as MSAGGMLYGGDEIGALVFDPGHHSLRVGYAQEDTPKAEIPSVVGVGPADAALNSDLETKVDNNVASANKYYVDTTFVSVARPNMEIQTYMKDGMVDNWDLFEKVLDYTYAKVIQSESMYHPVLFSEAAWNVRNNRERLTELMFEKYSVPAFFLVKNAVLAAFANGRATALVVDSGATHTSAVPVHEGYVLSQAVVKSPLGGDYLSLQCRQYLEGQNIDLTPAYGIAAKDVIKERDNARFTPRQLPDKLTSSWQQYMLKGLLQDFQMSVVQVLETPYDERTAAQIPAVHYEFPNGYHQDFGPERFKLAESLFDHTMLGAGQLASTSVGMCDADVRLSLYGSVVVTGGNTLLPGFPERLNRDLQHRAPSNTRLKMISANGSVERRFGAWIGGSILASIGTFQQMWISSQEYEESGKSQVERKCP; from the exons ATGAGCGCCGGTGGAATGCTGTACGGCGGCGATGAAATCGGCGCCCTGGTGTTCGATCCCGGTCATCATTCGCTGCGAGTCGGATATGCTCAGGAAGACACCCCGAAGGCGGAGATTCCTTCTGTGGTCGGAGTTGGACCGGCGGATGCTGCGCTAAACTCGGACCTGGAAACGAAAGTGGACAACAATGTCGCAAGTG CCAACAAATACTACGTGGATACGACCTTTGTCAGCGTTGCCCGGCCGAATATGGAGATTCAAACCTACATGAAGGACGGAATGGTCGACAACTGGGATCTGTTCGAGAAGGTGCTGGACTATACCTACGCGAAGGTGATCCAGTCGGAATCTATGTACCATCCGGTACTGTTCTCCGAAGCGGCGTGGAACGTACGGAACAACAGAGAACGGCTGACGGAGCTGATGTTCGAGAAGTACAGCGTTCCGGCTTTCTTTTTGGTCAAGAATGCCGTTCTGGCAGCGTTTGCCAATGGAAGAGCTACCGCTCTGGTGGTGGACAGTGGAGCCACCCATACTTCCGCCGTTCCGGTTCAT GAAGGATACGTCCTCAGTCAAGCCGTTGTGAAGTCACCTCTCGGCGGCGATTATCTCTCGCTGCAGTGCCGACAGTACCTCGAGGGCCAAAACATCGATTTAACTCCGGCGTACGGAATCGCTGCCAAGGATGTCATCAAAGAGCGGGACAATGCCCGTTTCACTCCGCGTCAACTGCCGGACAAATTGACTTCTTCCTGGCAGCAGTACATGCTGAAGGGCCTCCTTCAGGACTTCCAGATGTCGGTTGTGCAGGTTCTGGAAACGCCATATGACGAGCGCACAGCAGCTCAGATCCCAGCTGTCCATTACGAGTTCCCCAACGGGTACCATCAGGATTTCGGTCCAGAGCGATTCAAGCTGGCCGAAAGCCTGTTTGACCACACGATGCTGGGAGCCGGTCAGTTGGCCTCCACCAGCGTTGGAATGTGCGATGCCGATGTTCGTTTATCGTTGTACGGATCGGTCGTCGTCACCGGAGGCAATACTCTTCTCCCGGGCTTCCCGGAACGTTTGAACCGAGATCTGCAGCACCGGGCACCCTCCAACACCCGGCTGAAGATGATTTCCGCCAACGGATCCGTGGAACGGCGGTTCGGTGCCTGGATCGGAGGATCAATCCTGGCCAGCATTGGTACATTCCAGCAGATGTGGATTTCCTCTCAGGAGTACGAAGAATCCGGCAAAAGTCAAGTGGAAAGGAAGTGCCCTTGA